In Chitinibacter sp. FCG-7, the genomic stretch GAGCGCTTGCTCGGCAATCTTCATTAATTGCCACAGCTCGGATAGCGCAACGCCGGGCATAATCGCCATCAGCGATTCATCACTGTATTGATTGACGGCGCGCTGGTAGCCGAAAATCGCCGTGCGCGATTTCAGTCCGACATAAAACGCCGTGATGCTGCTTGGCGGTGGCAGTGTGCGGTCTTGATCGGCCGCCAGCACGCCGGTGCTTGATAACAGCGACGCGCTGCCCGATTCCCAGCCTTCGTGAATCGCGGTCAGTCCGTCGAGCGAGACGTGCACGGTGTCATCCACTGGCGTGCCGGTGGGCGCGAGAATGCCGACGATGGTGAAAGGCTGATCATCGTGTTCACTCATCGCGCCTTCGCCACTGCCGTGGGTGAGGACAATATTTTGCCCTAGGCTGTAGCGCATTTTGGCTGCAACATTGGCGCCGAGTACCGCATCGTGCGTTTTCTCGAAAGGCTTGCCCTGGCTAAATTGCAGCTGGGAGTCTTCGCCATAGCGCAGGTATTTGAAATAATCGCCCGTCGTGCCGAGCACGGCAAAACCGTGATGACTGTCGCCCAGCGACACCGGAATCGTCCATGCCACGCGGCGATCTTTGGCGAGCGCTTGGTAGCTATCCCAGCCGATATTATTGGTCGCGTTGCCGACGCGAAACACGCTGTACAGCAGCAATTGCACCGAGCCAGTACGCGCGCCGACGATCAGATCGGTGCCGCTGACGGTGTTGGCAAAGCTGGATCGTGCCTCGCTGCGCAGGCGCTCGACGCCAACGAGCAATAGCACCGAGAGTGCGACGGTCAGCACCGCCAGCGCCACGGTGAGGCGACGATTGAGCAGGCTGCGCAGTGCAATCTTAAGCATTCTCCATCTCCACGCTGCAGCGATTGAGGCTACTCAGGCTAACGCTGCGATCAAACGCGGCGGCCAGTTGCGGATCGTGGCTGACCATCAGCACGGCGGTGTTGTGCTCATGCGCGCATTCAAACAGCAGCTCGATAAATGCGCTGCGCCGCTCGGCATCGAGCGCCGAGGTGGGTTCGTCGGCAATCAGGATTTCCGGTGCGCCAATCAAGGCGCGGGCCAGCGCCACGCGTTGCTGCTGGCCAACCGAGAGCGCGCTGACGGGCCGTTCGAGATAGGGCGTTAGATCGAGCCGGTCGAGCAGGTGTAGGGCTTGGGCCTTGGTGCTGCCGGAAAAAGCCTGCGCCCGCTCGCGGCGGATTTTGGAAAACTGGCACGACAGCAGCACATTATCGAGCACCGACAAATAGCTCAGCAGATTAAATTGCTGAAACACATAGCCAATGTGATCGGCGCGGAAATGGTCGCGCGCAGCATTTGATAGCGCCGCGAGGTTTTGCCCCAGAATACGAATTTCGCCCCGTTGCGGCAGATGAATGCCGGTGAGCAATGACAGCAGCGTGCTTTTGCCGCTGCCGCTGGGGCCATGCAAAAACAGCCGCTCGCCCGCCGCGAGCGAGAATTGCGGCATATCCAAAGTGGCATGCTTGGCGCCGCGCCAAGTAAATTGCACATCGGCCAGCTCGATTAACACAGCGAAATCCTTGCGCGTGGTGGTAGGCAAATGGCGCGTGCTTTGCAAACGCCGTTTATTTTAGATTCAGGTTTTGACCCGATTTGAGCGTAACTTGCTTTTGGCCTTTGTCGCTGGCGATATTGGCCGTTAGCTTTTTAAAGTTGGGGAAGTTTTTCCACAATGGCAGCGCAATGCTGGCCGGTACGCTGGTGCAGTCAAAGCGATATTCTGCGTCGATATCGCTATGCTCGCCTTTTTTAAAGCTCGGCATATTCACCACCGGGGTGGCAGCTTTGCATTGCGCCGCGGCGTCGGGGGCAAACAGCGCTGCGGCTTGCTTGAGCTGTTCGGTGACTGCTTTGAGCTTGGCTTTTTCGGCCTCGGTTTTGGGCGTGCGCTCAAAACCGAGCAAATTGTCGGCGGGCGATTCCAGTGCGATCAGCAGCGTTTTGCCTTCAATCGCTACATCAATTTGTGCCACGCCATGCACATGCGCGCCATGCGCATGGCTATGCTCTTTGGCAAAGGAAGCGAGGGGTATTGCGATGCAGGCCATTGCAATTAAATTCTTCATAGATATACCTTCGTATGTATATGGTGATTATTTAGCAGCAGATTTTTTGTATTCGCGCACTTCGCTGGCTTGCATTTGATAGCCGACCGCCACATCGCTGGCCCCATCGGCCAGTGCCAGATTGGCTTTGGTCGATTTGATCGTCAGCTTGCCGACGATGGTGACCGGCGCAAACAGTTCGCCCTGTTCATAGCCTTTCGGGTATTGCACGACGATCATCTGGTTGGGCGGTGGCGCCGGGACGTGAATACACGCGCCAATCACCG encodes the following:
- a CDS encoding ZrgA family zinc uptake protein codes for the protein MKNLIAMACIAIPLASFAKEHSHAHGAHVHGVAQIDVAIEGKTLLIALESPADNLLGFERTPKTEAEKAKLKAVTEQLKQAAALFAPDAAAQCKAATPVVNMPSFKKGEHSDIDAEYRFDCTSVPASIALPLWKNFPNFKKLTANIASDKGQKQVTLKSGQNLNLK
- a CDS encoding ABC transporter permease; protein product: MLKIALRSLLNRRLTVALAVLTVALSVLLLVGVERLRSEARSSFANTVSGTDLIVGARTGSVQLLLYSVFRVGNATNNIGWDSYQALAKDRRVAWTIPVSLGDSHHGFAVLGTTGDYFKYLRYGEDSQLQFSQGKPFEKTHDAVLGANVAAKMRYSLGQNIVLTHGSGEGAMSEHDDQPFTIVGILAPTGTPVDDTVHVSLDGLTAIHEGWESGSASLLSSTGVLAADQDRTLPPPSSITAFYVGLKSRTAIFGYQRAVNQYSDESLMAIMPGVALSELWQLMKIAEQALSVVSGFVLVIGLMGMLTALLTGLNERRREMAILRSVGARAWQIFALVMGETLLLVSAGITAGIALLYAMLLACKPILHEVYSLNIAIATPSATEWLLMGLTLLAGCLIAALPAWRAYRMSLSDGLSPH
- a CDS encoding ABC transporter ATP-binding protein; translation: MLIELADVQFTWRGAKHATLDMPQFSLAAGERLFLHGPSGSGKSTLLSLLTGIHLPQRGEIRILGQNLAALSNAARDHFRADHIGYVFQQFNLLSYLSVLDNVLLSCQFSKIRRERAQAFSGSTKAQALHLLDRLDLTPYLERPVSALSVGQQQRVALARALIGAPEILIADEPTSALDAERRSAFIELLFECAHEHNTAVLMVSHDPQLAAAFDRSVSLSSLNRCSVEMENA